The following are encoded in a window of Poecile atricapillus isolate bPoeAtr1 chromosome 3, bPoeAtr1.hap1, whole genome shotgun sequence genomic DNA:
- the CNR1 gene encoding cannabinoid receptor 1, giving the protein MKSILDGLADTTFRTITTDLLYVGSNDIQYEDMKGDMASKLGYYPQKFPLSSFRGDPFQEKMTGGDDSLLSIIPSEQVNITEFYNKSLSTFKDNEENIQCGENFMDMECFMILNPSQQLAIAVLSLTLGTFTVLENLLVLCVILHSRSLRCRPSYHFIGSLAVADLLGSVIFVYSFVDFHVFHRKDSPNVFLFKLGGVTASFTASVGSLFLTAIDRYISIHRPLAYKRIVTRPKAVVAFCVMWTIAIVIAVLPLLGWNCKKLNSVCSDIFPLIDETYLMFWIGVTSVLLLFIVYAYMYILWKAHSHAVRMLQRGTQKSIIIQSTEDGKVQITRPDQTRMDIRLAKTLVLILVVLIICWGPLLAIMVYDVFGKMNKLIKTIFAFCSMLCLLNSTVNPIIYALRSKDLRHAFRSMFPTCEGTAQPLDNSMESDCQHKHANNAGNVHRAAESCIKSTVKIAKVTMSVSTDTTAEAL; this is encoded by the coding sequence ATGAAGTCAATTCTAGATGGCCTCGCAGATACAACTTTCCGAACAATCACGACAGATCTCCTTTACGTGGGCTCCAACGATATCCAGTACGAAGACATGAAAGGCGACATGGCATCCAAGCTGGGGTACTACCCCCAGAAGTTCCCTCTTTCTTCCTTCAGGGGTGATCCTTTCCAAGAAAAAATGACTGGAGGAGATGATTCCCTGTTGAGCATTATTCCCTCAGAGCAGGTGAACATCACAGAGTTTTACAACAAGTCCCTGTCCACTTTTAAGGATAATGAGGAGAATATACAGTGCGGGGAGAACTTTATGGATATGGAGTGTTTCATGATCCtgaaccccagccagcagctggccATCGCCGTGCTGTCGCTCACCCTGGGCACCTTCACAGTCCTAGAGAACCTCCTCGTCCTGTGTGTCATCCTCCACTCCCGAAgcctccggtgtagaccctcCTACCATTTCATCGGCAGCCTGGCTGTGGCCGACCTCCTGGGCAGCGTGATTTTTGTCTACAGTTTTGTGGATTTCCATGTTTTCCACCGGAAGGATAGCCCCAACGTCTTCTTGTTCAAACTGGGTGGAGTTACAGCCTCCTTCACCGCCTCTGTAGGTAGCCTTTTCCTCACGGCAATAGACCGGTACATCTCTATACACAGGCCGCTAGCGTATAAAAGGATTGTTACCCGACCAAAGGCTGTCGTAGCATTTTGTGTGATGTGGACCATCGCCATCGTAATAGCCGTTCTTCCTCTGCTCGGCTGGAACTGCAAAAAGCTCAATTCTGTTTGTTCGGACATATTCCCCCTCATCGATGAGACGTACCTGATGTTCTGGATCGGGGTCACCAGCGTCCTCTTGTTGTTCATTGTCTATGCCTACATGTACATTCTGTGGAAGGCTCACAGCCACGCTGTTCGCATGTTGCAGCGAGGCACGCAGAAAAGCATAATCATTCAGTCGACGGAGGATGGTAAGGTACAGATCACTAGGCCTGATCAAACTCGTATGGACATCAGGTTAGCCAAAACCTTGGTCCTTATCCTAGTTGTTTTAATCATATGCTGGGGCCCTCTCCTCGCCATCATGGTGTACGATGTCTTTGGGAAAATGAACAAGCTGATCAAGACTATCTTTGCCTTCTGTAGCATGCTCTGTTTGCTGAATTCAACAGTGAATCCCATCATCTACGCTCTGAGGAGCAAGGACTTGCGACATGCCTTCCGCAGCATGTTTCCCACCTGCGAAGGGACCGCGCAGCCCCTGGATAACAGCATGGAGTCTGACTGCCAGCACAAACACGCCAACAACGCGGGGAACGTGCACAGGGCTGCCGAGAGCTGCATTAAGAGCACAGTTAAGATTGCCAAAGTTACCATGTCTGTCTCCACAGACACAACTGCTGAAGCGTTGTAA